One part of the Brevundimonas sp. NIBR11 genome encodes these proteins:
- a CDS encoding acetyl-CoA C-acetyltransferase, which yields MTDVVIVSAARTPVGSFLGGLSSLPASKLGEIAIKAALERAGVAPADVDEVILGHVLQAAAGQGPARQASMGAGIPKETPAWSLNQICGSGLRAVALGYQQIALGDAKVIVAGGQESMSLAPHAQYLRGGQKMGDISLTDTMIKDGLWDAFNGYHMGQTAENIATRFEISRAAQDAFALASQHKAEAAQKAGKFDEEIVPVVIAGKKGDVTVDKDEYIRHGATLDSMEKLRPAFTKDGSVTAANASGLNDGAAALVLMSADEAKARGLEPLATIRSWATAGVDPAVMGTGPIPASKKALEKAGWTVADLDRIESNEAFAAQSLCVLKELGLDPAKVNVNGGAIAIGHPIGASGARILTTLLHELKREGLTKGLATLCIGGGMGVAMCVERA from the coding sequence ATGACTGATGTCGTCATCGTCTCCGCCGCCCGCACCCCCGTTGGGTCCTTCCTGGGCGGCCTCAGCAGCCTGCCTGCCTCGAAGCTGGGTGAGATCGCCATCAAGGCGGCGCTGGAGCGGGCGGGCGTGGCTCCGGCCGATGTCGACGAGGTCATCCTGGGCCATGTGCTGCAGGCGGCGGCCGGACAGGGGCCGGCGCGTCAGGCTTCGATGGGGGCAGGCATTCCCAAGGAGACCCCGGCCTGGAGTCTGAACCAGATTTGCGGCTCGGGCCTGCGCGCCGTGGCGCTCGGCTATCAGCAGATCGCTCTGGGCGACGCCAAGGTGATCGTCGCCGGCGGTCAGGAGTCGATGAGCCTGGCGCCCCACGCCCAGTACCTGCGTGGCGGCCAGAAGATGGGCGACATCTCCCTGACCGACACCATGATCAAGGACGGCTTGTGGGATGCCTTCAACGGCTATCACATGGGTCAGACGGCCGAGAACATCGCGACCCGGTTCGAGATCAGCCGCGCCGCGCAGGACGCCTTCGCCCTGGCCAGCCAGCACAAGGCCGAGGCGGCGCAGAAGGCCGGCAAGTTCGACGAAGAGATCGTGCCGGTGGTGATCGCCGGCAAGAAGGGCGACGTGACCGTCGACAAGGACGAATACATCCGCCACGGCGCGACCCTGGACTCGATGGAGAAGCTGCGTCCGGCCTTCACCAAGGACGGGTCGGTGACGGCGGCCAATGCCTCGGGCCTCAACGACGGGGCGGCGGCGCTGGTCCTGATGTCGGCCGATGAGGCTAAGGCGCGCGGGCTGGAGCCGCTGGCGACCATCCGGTCCTGGGCCACGGCGGGCGTCGATCCGGCGGTGATGGGCACGGGGCCGATCCCGGCCTCGAAGAAGGCGCTGGAGAAGGCGGGCTGGACCGTCGCCGATCTGGACCGCATCGAGTCCAACGAGGCTTTCGCCGCCCAGAGCCTGTGCGTGCTCAAGGAACTGGGGCTGGACCCCGCCAAGGTGAACGTCAACGGCGGCGCCATCGCCATCGGCCACCCCATCGGAGCTTCGGGCGCGCGCATTCTGACGACCCTGCTGCACGAGCTGAAGCGCGAGGGTCTGACGAAAGGTCTGGCGACCCTGTGCATCGGCGGCGGCATGGGCGTGGCGATGTGCGTGGAACGCGCTTGA
- a CDS encoding hemolysin III family protein, whose protein sequence is MLNTLKRHAQRICTPDQIDLEEHYQSPAEHTADLVVHVVGLTLAAVGGVVLAVLSAFYAGFGAIFATAIYALCLIAMLTCSTIYNLTRPCAARPVLRRLDEAAIFLMIAGSYTPFTTQRFEGGWSIGFTLVVWSIAFAGVAAKLVAPRISDAFWSGVYVLFGWLAVLALKPMIDTVHPIALGLLVLGGLIYTAGVFFFISPKLKYRRAIWHGFVVAGAGVHWAAVLVGVVLAPNMA, encoded by the coding sequence ATGCTGAACACCCTGAAGCGCCACGCCCAACGAATTTGCACCCCGGATCAGATCGATCTGGAGGAGCACTATCAGTCGCCGGCGGAACACACGGCCGATCTGGTCGTCCACGTGGTGGGCCTGACCCTGGCCGCCGTCGGCGGTGTCGTCCTGGCCGTCCTCTCGGCCTTCTATGCCGGGTTCGGAGCCATCTTCGCCACGGCGATCTACGCGCTCTGCCTGATCGCCATGCTGACCTGTTCGACCATCTACAACCTGACCCGGCCCTGCGCGGCCCGTCCGGTGCTGCGTCGACTGGACGAGGCCGCCATCTTCCTGATGATCGCAGGCTCCTACACCCCCTTCACGACCCAGAGGTTCGAGGGTGGGTGGTCGATCGGTTTCACCCTGGTGGTCTGGTCCATCGCCTTCGCGGGCGTGGCGGCGAAACTGGTGGCGCCGCGCATCTCCGACGCCTTCTGGAGCGGAGTCTATGTCCTGTTCGGCTGGCTGGCGGTGCTGGCGCTCAAGCCCATGATCGACACCGTCCATCCGATCGCGCTCGGCCTTCTGGTTCTGGGCGGCCTAATCTACACCGCCGGCGTCTTCTTCTTCATCTCACCGAAGCTGAAGTACCGCCGCGCCATCTGGCATGGCTTCGTGGTGGCGGGCGCGGGGGTCCACTGGGCCGCCGTTCTCGTCGGGGTCGTGCTCGCTCCGAACATGGCCTGA